In one window of Heterodontus francisci isolate sHetFra1 chromosome X, sHetFra1.hap1, whole genome shotgun sequence DNA:
- the letmd1 gene encoding LETM1 domain-containing protein 1 isoform X2: MSPSFHLLYLDFKEICGIKRKMADQGLKYNQLPYREMEKLRQFRRDVIKVIPVVLLSIPPFANYMVFILMYFFPRHLLIRHFWTRKQQQEFMEIYHSFRAQVYPDAVRSLVKAASRVPDKRLKGQLLQLISKVQEGIHPEISQLHVVAKLFSGPPLEMRLINAYQTKILSQVMFLTPHMPTFIMRHRLWSHIMEIRHLDQALNVLGVHHLLEDELKIACYIRGLNSMHLNATQCKEWLTKWVQLSKKLKDSEASLLLHSMVLLSTNYQYSNNT; encoded by the exons ATGTCTCCCA GTTTCCATTTATTGTATCTTGACTTCAAGGAAATCTGTGGAATAAAACGTAAGATGGCTGATCAGGGGCTAAAGTACAACCAGCTGCCTTACAGAGAAATGGAAAAATTAAGACAG TTTCGCAGAGATGTTATAAAGGTGATACCTGTTGTGCTTCTATCAATTCCACCATTTGCAAACTATATGGTGTTTATATTGAT GTATTTCTTTCCACGGCATTTGTTAATAAGACACTTCTGGACCCGCAAACAGCAGCAGGAGTTCATGGAAATCTACCACTCGTTCCGGGCTCAGGTTTACCCAGATGCTGTGAGGAGTTTGGTCAAAGCAGCGTCAAGAGTTCCAGACAAGCGACTGAAAGGCCAACTATTGCAACTCATCAGTAAA GTTCAGGAAGGCATCCACCCAGAAATCTCCCAGCTGCATGTGGTGGCAAAGCTGTTCTCGGGGCCGCCATTAGAAATGCGACTCATTAATGCATACCAGACG AAAATCTTGAGTCAAGTGATGTTCCTCACTCCACACATGCCCACCTTCATCATGCGCCATCGCCTCTGGAGCCACATAATGGAGATTCGTCATTTGGACCAAGCTCTAAATGTCTTAGGAGTGCACCACCTGTTGGAGGATGAACTGAAGATT GCATGTTACATAAGAGGTCTGAATTCAATGCACCTGAATGCAACACAGTGCAAGGAATGGTTAACCAAATGGGTCCAGCTTTCTAAGAAATTAAAAG attcTGAAGCATCACTGCTGTTACACAGCATGGTGTTACTTTCCACAAATTACCAATATTCCAATAACACTTAA
- the letmd1 gene encoding LETM1 domain-containing protein 1 isoform X1, giving the protein MALVRSCFRLQGLRGCHFSEFLHYPTIYVSQLTGHPLSQFFTTAKRSTLSSAIISKAKRLNAKYEQFLERNFPRFYVIYSTFFRGFHLLYLDFKEICGIKRKMADQGLKYNQLPYREMEKLRQFRRDVIKVIPVVLLSIPPFANYMVFILMYFFPRHLLIRHFWTRKQQQEFMEIYHSFRAQVYPDAVRSLVKAASRVPDKRLKGQLLQLISKVQEGIHPEISQLHVVAKLFSGPPLEMRLINAYQTKILSQVMFLTPHMPTFIMRHRLWSHIMEIRHLDQALNVLGVHHLLEDELKIACYIRGLNSMHLNATQCKEWLTKWVQLSKKLKDSEASLLLHSMVLLSTNYQYSNNT; this is encoded by the exons ATGGCGTTGGTCAGAAGCTGCTTTAGGCTCCAGGGGCTGAGAGGATGTCATTTTTCCGAGTTTTTACACTATCCGACTATCTATGTCTCCCA GCTTACTGGTCACCCGTTGTCACAATTTTTTACAACAGCGAAGAGGAGTACTTTAAGTTCAGCCATCATCTCAAAGGCCAAACGTTTGAATGCAAAATACGAACAATTTCTAGAAAGAAACTTTCCACGTTTTTATGTGATCTACTCAACCTTTTTCAGAG GTTTCCATTTATTGTATCTTGACTTCAAGGAAATCTGTGGAATAAAACGTAAGATGGCTGATCAGGGGCTAAAGTACAACCAGCTGCCTTACAGAGAAATGGAAAAATTAAGACAG TTTCGCAGAGATGTTATAAAGGTGATACCTGTTGTGCTTCTATCAATTCCACCATTTGCAAACTATATGGTGTTTATATTGAT GTATTTCTTTCCACGGCATTTGTTAATAAGACACTTCTGGACCCGCAAACAGCAGCAGGAGTTCATGGAAATCTACCACTCGTTCCGGGCTCAGGTTTACCCAGATGCTGTGAGGAGTTTGGTCAAAGCAGCGTCAAGAGTTCCAGACAAGCGACTGAAAGGCCAACTATTGCAACTCATCAGTAAA GTTCAGGAAGGCATCCACCCAGAAATCTCCCAGCTGCATGTGGTGGCAAAGCTGTTCTCGGGGCCGCCATTAGAAATGCGACTCATTAATGCATACCAGACG AAAATCTTGAGTCAAGTGATGTTCCTCACTCCACACATGCCCACCTTCATCATGCGCCATCGCCTCTGGAGCCACATAATGGAGATTCGTCATTTGGACCAAGCTCTAAATGTCTTAGGAGTGCACCACCTGTTGGAGGATGAACTGAAGATT GCATGTTACATAAGAGGTCTGAATTCAATGCACCTGAATGCAACACAGTGCAAGGAATGGTTAACCAAATGGGTCCAGCTTTCTAAGAAATTAAAAG attcTGAAGCATCACTGCTGTTACACAGCATGGTGTTACTTTCCACAAATTACCAATATTCCAATAACACTTAA